From the genome of Scytonema hofmannii PCC 7110, one region includes:
- a CDS encoding N-acetylmuramoyl-L-alanine amidase, whose translation MKSLLGLVIISSIVTSNIVLAQEQSLKIVYPPATHQTSASKVFFIGTAPSNGQVLFNGKPIARSKAGHFAPSFPLKLGENTFNIRYQEQEVQIRVTRVSSQPDIPQGLTFAQNSLTPAVDIAKLPGELICFSAIAAPGANVSVKLGNQTIPLLPQQQVTQLPPNSAALTGQNQPSVQTNTGKYAGCTTVAVAGDLGQPQFQLTLDGKTIAQPGSGKITILSPTQSEVVEVTADSGVARTGPSTDYSRLTPLPKGTQATVTGKEGEWLRLDYGAWINSKETRVLTGAVPPRTIIRSVGYRTRSGVTEMVFPLQVPVPVSVQQSDRNFTLTLHHTTAQTDIIRLDDDPAISRLDWQQLPTSQQGGQGGVQYSFRLKSDRQWGYKLRYEGTSLVLALRHPPNGRDVKKQKSLTGIKILLDPGHGGKESGAAGPTGYLEKDVNLIVSKLLRDELVKLGATVVMTREDDRDVSLADRVAAIDKEEPTVAFSVHYNSLPDEGDAENTKGVGTFWYHPQAHNLAVFMHNYIVKKLGRPSYGVFWDNLALTRPASAPSVLLELGFMSNPNEFEWVTDSKEQKKLAKAVADGIVEWFANDAKR comes from the coding sequence GTGAAATCATTACTAGGATTAGTCATAATAAGTTCTATAGTTACCTCAAACATAGTTTTGGCTCAAGAGCAATCCCTGAAGATTGTTTATCCTCCAGCTACGCACCAGACGAGCGCCAGCAAAGTATTTTTCATTGGTACAGCACCATCCAATGGACAAGTTTTGTTCAATGGTAAGCCGATCGCTCGCAGCAAAGCTGGTCATTTTGCCCCCAGTTTTCCCTTAAAATTAGGAGAAAATACTTTTAATATCCGCTATCAAGAACAAGAAGTCCAAATTAGGGTAACAAGAGTTTCTTCTCAACCCGATATACCGCAGGGACTAACCTTTGCTCAAAATTCTCTAACTCCTGCGGTAGATATTGCAAAACTTCCAGGGGAACTCATCTGTTTTAGCGCAATAGCTGCCCCAGGTGCTAATGTTTCTGTAAAGTTGGGAAATCAAACAATTCCTCTCTTACCGCAGCAACAAGTGACGCAACTTCCACCTAACTCTGCTGCTTTAACCGGGCAAAATCAACCTTCTGTTCAAACTAACACGGGTAAGTATGCGGGTTGCACGACGGTGGCGGTGGCTGGCGATTTGGGACAACCTCAGTTTCAACTGACGTTGGATGGTAAAACGATCGCTCAACCAGGTTCTGGAAAAATCACCATTCTCTCACCTACACAATCGGAAGTTGTTGAGGTAACAGCAGACTCAGGGGTGGCTCGCACGGGACCTAGTACGGATTATTCTAGACTGACACCTCTACCAAAAGGCACTCAAGCAACAGTCACAGGTAAAGAAGGTGAGTGGTTGCGCTTGGATTATGGCGCTTGGATTAATAGTAAGGAAACTCGTGTTCTTACGGGGGCTGTTCCCCCACGTACAATTATTCGGAGTGTGGGCTATCGCACTCGTTCCGGTGTGACGGAAATGGTTTTTCCCCTGCAAGTACCAGTTCCTGTTAGCGTACAGCAGAGCGATCGCAATTTTACCCTCACTCTTCATCATACAACTGCCCAAACTGATATCATTCGTTTGGATGATGACCCTGCGATCTCTCGCTTGGATTGGCAACAACTACCGACTTCCCAACAGGGAGGACAAGGTGGAGTGCAATACTCTTTTCGCCTCAAATCAGATCGACAGTGGGGGTACAAGCTGAGGTACGAAGGAACAAGTCTTGTTTTGGCTTTACGTCATCCTCCTAATGGTAGAGATGTGAAAAAACAAAAATCGCTAACAGGGATTAAAATTTTGCTCGATCCGGGGCATGGAGGGAAAGAATCGGGTGCAGCTGGGCCCACTGGTTACTTAGAAAAAGATGTTAACTTGATTGTCTCTAAATTATTGCGCGATGAGTTGGTGAAGCTAGGGGCGACAGTGGTGATGACACGAGAGGACGATCGCGACGTTTCTTTAGCAGATCGAGTCGCTGCGATCGATAAAGAAGAGCCAACTGTTGCCTTCTCCGTACATTATAATTCTTTACCAGATGAAGGTGATGCTGAAAATACTAAGGGAGTGGGAACTTTTTGGTATCATCCCCAAGCTCACAACCTAGCAGTTTTTATGCATAACTATATAGTCAAAAAGTTAGGACGACCTTCTTATGGTGTGTTCTGGGATAACTTAGCACTCACACGTCCCGCAAGTGCGCCTTCCGTCTTGTTAGAGTTAGGTTTTATGAGTAATCCTAATGAATTTGAGTGGGTAACTGACTCGAAAGAGCAAAAGAAGTTAGCAAAAGCCGTCGCTGATGGAATTGTTGAGTGGTTTGCAAATGATGCTAAACGTTAA